Proteins from a genomic interval of Kaistia defluvii:
- the pcaD gene encoding 3-oxoadipate enol-lactonase translates to MPLIAMDDRIRLNVEADPDNGKPPLLLTNALGTNLGMWEPQLPALREHFRLIRFDDRGHGGSDVPDTPYTIDRLGRDARGVLDAVDVETAHVVGLSKGGMVAAWLAANKPDYVEKLVICASAPHLPPRDMWEGRAKTARNEGLSALVDAVIGRWFQESFRAAHPETVARIREMILDTPAEGYAACCEALGEMDLREDLALIQTPTLVICADHDATVQPAKAREWVSHIDGARMEVIRNAAHLCNVEQPEAFNRILLDFLLA, encoded by the coding sequence CCTCCTGACCAACGCCCTCGGCACCAATCTCGGCATGTGGGAGCCGCAGCTCCCGGCGCTGCGCGAGCATTTCCGCTTGATCCGCTTCGACGACCGGGGCCATGGCGGCTCCGACGTGCCCGATACGCCCTATACGATCGACCGGCTCGGCCGCGATGCGCGCGGCGTGCTCGACGCGGTCGACGTCGAAACGGCGCATGTCGTCGGCCTGTCCAAGGGCGGCATGGTCGCTGCCTGGCTGGCCGCCAACAAGCCGGACTATGTCGAGAAGCTGGTGATTTGCGCCTCGGCGCCGCATCTGCCGCCGCGCGACATGTGGGAAGGCCGGGCCAAGACGGCGCGCAACGAAGGCCTGTCGGCGCTCGTCGACGCCGTGATCGGCCGCTGGTTCCAGGAAAGTTTTCGCGCCGCCCACCCGGAAACCGTGGCCCGCATCCGCGAGATGATTCTCGATACGCCGGCCGAGGGCTATGCCGCCTGCTGCGAGGCGCTGGGCGAGATGGACCTGCGCGAGGACCTCGCCTTGATCCAGACGCCGACCCTGGTGATCTGTGCCGACCACGATGCGACGGTGCAGCCGGCCAAGGCGCGCGAATGGGTGTCGCATATCGACGGCGCCCGGATGGAAGTCATCCGGAACGCCGCGCATCTTTGCAATGTCGAGCAGCCCGAGGCGTTCAACCGCATCCTGCTCGACTTCCTCCTGGCCTGA
- a CDS encoding DoxX family protein — MLTVLFEKVSKFQPYTLGLLRIVSSLIFMAHGTQKILGFPASDKAPAMFSLSWTAGMLELVGGFLLLIGLFSRPVAFVLSGLMAFAYWMAHAPRSVYPVLNGGDAAILYCFIFLYLVFAGPGRWSVDALLKRERA, encoded by the coding sequence ATGTTGACAGTGCTATTTGAGAAGGTTTCTAAGTTTCAGCCTTATACGCTTGGGTTGTTGCGCATCGTTTCTTCGTTGATCTTCATGGCGCACGGAACGCAGAAGATTCTCGGCTTCCCGGCTTCGGATAAAGCGCCGGCCATGTTCAGTCTTTCGTGGACGGCGGGCATGCTGGAACTGGTCGGCGGTTTCCTGCTGCTGATCGGGCTGTTCTCGCGCCCGGTCGCCTTCGTGCTGTCCGGCCTGATGGCCTTCGCATACTGGATGGCCCATGCACCGCGGAGCGTCTACCCGGTGCTGAATGGCGGCGACGCCGCCATCCTCTATTGCTTCATCTTCCTGTATCTGGTCTTCGCCGGCCCCGGCCGCTGGAGCGTCGACGCGCTGCTGAAGCGCGAGCGCGCCTGA